A region of the Verrucomicrobiota bacterium genome:
CGATCTCGAAACCGTGAGACACTTGCTGGCCCGCGACCCTTCGCTGGCACGCTGTCAACACGCTTATCGCAAACCGCTTTACTTCGCCGTGCGGGAAAACCAGCTCGAAGTCGCCGCCTGCCTCCTCGACCTGGATCCCGACCCCGTCGGACTCGCCGTCAACGACAGCCTGTAAGACATTGCGCGGGATCGCGGCTACGCCGAGATGGAACATCTGTTGGAGACCAAGCTCGCGGAGCGGCGAACGATGAGCGGCGAATAAATATTCTTTGCCTGACGAGACTCAAACGCGCTCCTACCGCAGCCAGGCCGGCAGGTGATCTTCGCACCTTGGTCGAGATTCGGCCTGACTTTCGAACGATCGATATCGGGCCTCGTCGAGGATCGGCTTGTGGGTTCGAACGAATGCGTCAAAATCGCTGCCGCATCACCCTGGCATGGCTGTCCCGATGCGATCCGGCAACCTCACGCTGAGGTCCAACTCTAATCCCGCGTGATTCGATTCAGCTTCTCTTCCAATTCCACCCTCTTTTCCTCGCGCGCAGCTTCGGTCGCGTCCCGTGCCACCCGCACCGGTTCCTCCACCCTGATGGTACAGTTGGAAAAAGGCAGGGGTATCTGAAAGCGATCCCAGCTTCTTAAACATATTTTCCAGCCAAGCTCGTAGGAGACAGGCAGGATGGGCAGCCCCGTGATCTGGCCCAAGGCTACCGCGCCAGTTTGCGCCCGATAGCGCGGACCCCGCGGGCCATCAGGCGTCAGCGCCAGGTCGAGTCCCGCCTCCGCGCTGGACTTCAATTCCAACATGGCCTGGGGTCCTCTTCGGCTCGAGGAGCCTCGCGCTGAAACCACGCCGAACCATTCCAAAAGCCGCGCCATCATCGCTCCGTCTTTGCTGGCGCTCACCATGGCGGCAAGCTGGCGCCCCCTGCGCCGAGGAATGAACAATCGCCGGTACAACTCCATGCACAAGGCCAGCCGATTGTGCCAAACGCAAAAAATCAACGTCTCTCCCCCGTGTCGATCCAGAATCCCTGAAGGATCATCAATCCTCACCCTCAACGTCATCCCGACCAATCGAATCAAGACGAAGATCGCAAAGGCCGCCGCGCGCTTCCTCATCGTCAAACGATGCGGCGCCCCGGTCTCCGCCCTTCGCGTCCTCGAGGAAGCCTCCATGTCACGCGCTCTTCTTCAAACACGCGCGGACCAACTGCTCCACGGTCGCGGAGGACCCGAGCATGGCGAGGGCCGCCTTCACAGCCTCGTGCGCCTCAGCCTGCTTCAATCCCAATGCCACCAGCGCCGACACCGCATCGGACGTCTTCTGCGCTTCCGGCCCGGCGGATCGCGCCTCACTCGAAGCTTCCCAAGCCCCGGCCTCGCCAATCTTATCCCTCAATTCCACAACCATCCGCTCGGCGGTCTTTTTGCCCACGCCGGAAATTTGCGAAAGAGACTTCACGTCGCCTTTGGCCACCGCGCCCCGAAACGCCACCACATTCATGCCGCTCAGAATATTCAGAGCGATTTTCGGCCCAATGCCGCTCACGGTGTGGATCAAGAGGCGGAAAAGATGTCGCTCCGACTCCGTCATGAACCCATAGAGCTGATGCGCGTCCTCCCGAATCGAGAGATGCGTGAGGATGCGCACCGGCTGACCCGGAGCGGGCAACCGGTCAAAGGAGGACAACGGGATCAGCAGCTCGTAGCCCACGCCCGCGACGTCCACCGTCACCTGCGTGGGGATGGAATCAACCAAAGTGCCCTTGAGAAACGTGATCATGCCTGCTTCCGACTACAAGTTCTTGGGGGGCGCCAATCCGTGCCGCCGCTGCTCTTGCGCGAAGACCAGCGCCAGGGCCAGCGCGTCCGCCGCATCACTCTCGGGTGGCTCGGCCAATGCCAGCATGCGTTGCACCATCCGCGCCACGGCGGGCTTGCCGGCTGCCCCGTAACCCACGATCGCCTGCTTCAATCGGCGCGGGGCGATCTCAAAAATCTCCAGGCCGGCGCAAGCCGCTGCCGCGAGAGACGCGCCGCGAGCCTCGCCCATGATCAAGGTGGTCTGATGATTCTGCGCGAAATACAACCCTTCCACCACACACACGGTCGGATGATGCGCTCTTATCGCGCTGCTGATCTCCTCGTGAATCTTCGCTAGACAGCGCGATCGCTTCCAGCCGCGGTCACACCGTACCACCCCATGAGCCATCCATGTGCATCCCTGCCTGGCCACCCGCACGACCCCAAAGCCTGTGCCACGCAAGGAAGGATCCAATCCCAACAACACCGCTCCGCTCACCGTGCTCGCCACCATCGCGACCGATCCATCATTCCCCGCCTTCGCCCGACCCGGCGGGCACCGGCCCGAAACCCGTGCCTGCATCTCGGCAAATTGCTTCAAGGATACACCCATGAGAGATCAAAATGTGGCAGCCGTACCCCGGAATGTCGAGAGCGCCGCCGCGCTCGATGAATCCTCCGGGGCATCCGCAAGTCGTCGGGGCGCGCCGTTCACGGCGCTGCCGCGCGCATCACTGACAACCTGTCGATGCACTGCGAATCCTCCGGCGCAAACCGCCAACCACCTC
Encoded here:
- a CDS encoding DUF374 domain-containing protein, yielding MEASSRTRRAETGAPHRLTMRKRAAAFAIFVLIRLVGMTLRVRIDDPSGILDRHGGETLIFCVWHNRLALCMELYRRLFIPRRRGRQLAAMVSASKDGAMMARLLEWFGVVSARGSSSRRGPQAMLELKSSAEAGLDLALTPDGPRGPRYRAQTGAVALGQITGLPILPVSYELGWKICLRSWDRFQIPLPFSNCTIRVEEPVRVARDATEAAREEKRVELEEKLNRITRD
- the ruvA gene encoding Holliday junction branch migration protein RuvA, translating into MITFLKGTLVDSIPTQVTVDVAGVGYELLIPLSSFDRLPAPGQPVRILTHLSIREDAHQLYGFMTESERHLFRLLIHTVSGIGPKIALNILSGMNVVAFRGAVAKGDVKSLSQISGVGKKTAERMVVELRDKIGEAGAWEASSEARSAGPEAQKTSDAVSALVALGLKQAEAHEAVKAALAMLGSSATVEQLVRACLKKSA
- the ruvC gene encoding crossover junction endodeoxyribonuclease RuvC yields the protein MGVSLKQFAEMQARVSGRCPPGRAKAGNDGSVAMVASTVSGAVLLGLDPSLRGTGFGVVRVARQGCTWMAHGVVRCDRGWKRSRCLAKIHEEISSAIRAHHPTVCVVEGLYFAQNHQTTLIMGEARGASLAAAACAGLEIFEIAPRRLKQAIVGYGAAGKPAVARMVQRMLALAEPPESDAADALALALVFAQEQRRHGLAPPKNL